The genomic interval ggccgcgacagtgagaggcccgcgcaccgcgatgaagagtggcccccgcttgccacaactagagaaagcctcacacagaaacgaagacccaacgcagccaaaaataaataaataaataaataaaaattaaaaaaaaaacaaaacatttctgacATGCAAAAAGTATCAAGAATACGAAGagattgggagttccctggtggcctagtggttagcattccaggctttcactgccatggcccaggttcaatccctggtcagggaactgagatcctttAAGCCACATGGCATGatcaaaaaaagatatatgtatgggGAGATGGATATATATGTGATagtaaaatgttcattgcagtatctCAGTGGTAAATGTATGTGTTCACTGCAcaattcttcccattttttgtctgaattttcataataaattgttgagagaagaaaaaagatattaagaataatataatgaatgcCCAGGTAGCCCCCACTTAGCCGAAGAGATCAATCTGAATGTGGATAGTCAGTATCCTAGCCATTCCTTGATCCTTTTACTATAATATATAGTATTACTTTGTACGCTTCCTTCATTTTATATACAAGTTTTCATACTATgtattttcttctgcagcttttttttttcgcTCAGCATTTAGTTGAGCAATCCATCCACACTGATACACAGGATTCTGGTTTAATTCATTTCTATTATTGTTTTGAGGTCCATTGTATGAACAAGTGACAAAGTAGTTATTGATCACGTTACCAGACTCTTTAGGTGTTTACAATTTTTTTAGTCATAAGCAGTTGCCACTATGCCCATCATTTACATGGTCCCATGTCACCTTGTGTCCATATGAAAGGCAAGATGGTGTACAATTCTGTGTGGTAAGGAACATGGCCTGTGGagcttcaggcacagctggatccaggtgcTCATACTATGTCATCAGGAATCTGTCTAGTACCATCTCTTGGCTTTGCTTTCCTCTATGCTGGCTTCATTCTCAGTGGTCTCTCCACATAGGGTGGCCCGTAGCAGCTCTGGGCTTATATCCTTCCAGTGGACAGAGGGCACTCCTTTCTAGAAAGTTCCAGCAGCAATGGATAAGATTGGGATATGTGTTCATCTTGAACAAATCAGACCGGGAGAATGGGATTTCTCACTGGCCAATCCTGGGTCATGTGCTTATCCCAGTCAGTCTCATCAAAGCCCAGTGGACTGAGAATGGGGAAGGGGTGATGTTCTGAAGAAAAACAGAGGAGTTCTTGCCAAACAAGGGAGGACTGATGCTGGGCAGGCAAAAACAGAGGTCCAGGACCTCATCAGTCCCTCCTGTATGCACCCCTTTACCGCTACACACGTCACACTACATGTGCCATTTCCATATCTGTGTCCCTTTTTCAGCTGGGAATCTCGCAAGGAAAGGAGGGACCCTTTCCCTGTGGACCCAGCCAGAGAGGCGAGAGGAAGAACATTTCCACCACACCTCACCCTCTTTTTTCATCTCAGAGTCATTGACCAGTAAGATGGAGACCCCAAAATGTGTCATCCAGTTCAAAAATCCTACGCACTCAAACAGatgctgtttattgagcacctactatgtgccacattttttttaatatgtgacaGAGGCAAGATTTATCAAATAAGAATGTGTCCAGccttctgtaaatatactaagaaCAATTGTACATTTTAATAGGGTAGATTTTGTAGTATGTGAATTAttgctcaataaagctgttttgttttttttgtttgtttgttttaaggaatGCCAGTTCTTATAtggtatgattccatctatataaaaatcaaaaacgGGCTAAAGTAATCTATGGTGAAGGCAGTCAGAAGAGTGGTTACTTTGGGAGCTTATTGACTATGGGGCATAGGAAACTTCTTGGGTACTGAAAATGTATATCTTGATCTGGTGGTTAGCACATGGTGTGTCATGTGTAGAAATTCATTCAGCTGTGTACTTCAGATGCGTATGCCTTAGAGCACccatgttatacttcaataaaaagtaaatccAAGAAGTACGAggtattctttttataaatttatttatttattatgtttggctctgttggatcttcgttgctgcgcgcgggctttctctagttgctgcgagcgggggctactcttcgttgtggtgcgcaggcttctcattgcagcggcttctcttgttgtggagcacgggctctaggcgcacgggcttcagtaattgtggcgtgtgggctcagtagttgtggctcacgggctctagagcgcaggctcagtagttgtggcacatgggcttagttgctccacagcatgtgtgatcttcacggaccggggatcgaacccgtgtcccctgcattggcgggcagattcttaaacactgtgccaccaggagagTCCCAGGACTAGGTAGttttaagtgaagaaaataaatcagttaTAGAGTAATTCAGAGCACAGGTTTTTAACTGGGATTTTCTTCTGAAGCCAAAGGGGAGACACTGAAGGATTTACTGGGGAAAGGACACAGGCTAACTTTTGAGAAAGTCTCTTTCTCAGAGCTTTCGAGAAAGATCACACCAGTTACCCATGGAGGATTCCCTGAATGGGAACCAGGCTAGGGACAGGGGAAGCCAAATAGGGGCTGTTCGTATCCTTCAAGACACGGACTGCAGTTTGTACATTTAGCTCTGTTTCTTTCCACATTTACTGCTGGTCTCCTCCCACCTGGACCACGAGCATCATGAAGGCAGGAACCATATCTGTCTTGTTCCTTGTCATCTCCTCCTTGTCCAGCAAAGAGCGGTACTCTCCAAGTATTGTTGAATGCATATTGAGTGCACAAACCACGTTTCTGTGTTAACAGGCAGGGGGTGCAGTCACGGGTTGCTGCTGGAATTCAGGCACCATCTGGTGATGGAGTGAAGGCTGGGAGGAGTGGGATGGGGATGGCTGTGTCTGGGCTTCAACCCGAGTGGACGTGGAGggacaggaaaagagagaggtggggagacaTGGGTGACTCCTGAGCTTCTGGTTCAAGCAATGAGGGAGCAGTGGTTCCACTGACTCCAGGGGAAAGTGATGACTTCAGTTTCGAACCCTGTGAGATGTTAGGCAGTGGGGGCAGGGTGTCCAGATGTTACTGGAAAAACAGATCAGTAGCTCAGAATCATGTTTTGAGGAAGACACAGGGTGATTGCAAAATATTTAACCCCTGGTAAAGCATGGGTGCCCACCCATGAGTACTAATGCTTCCATGAGGGTGAAGCACGATCCTGGAGACCCCACTACACCAAGGTTTTAGCCTATTAGTTGTTGGACTGTAAGGAGGTTAGTGGTCCCGAGGGAGGGCACTCAGGGGGCTCAGGGCTGCAGCTATTTACCAAGCAGCACAGAAGTATTTCAATCTTTTACCCTCTGGTGTGGCTGCACATGAATGAGCACTggagctcttactatgtgccaggtgctgtgtcaGGCTAAAGCCTCTCCACCCATGGCCTCATTCAACCCTCACAATCATCCTGTGAggtgtcatcatcaccatcatcaccatcatcactattcTAAGTGACATGGGATGTGGCGGAGCAGTCTCCTTACCAGCGTGCTGCCAGTCTGGCTTGGGGAATTTCACCGCAGCCTATTATCCTGGTGCTGGACCATCTGCAGTTTAATCAATACCTTCAATTACTTGTGCCTATCGCCTGTGCAAAGGGCGGGGCAAACTCATGTTTCCTGAGGGTTCCCATTACTCATGGACACATTCCAAGAGACTTCCCATAGGCCTCTGCAAACCTATTCTAACCACCCCAGCCCAAGCCTGGCAGAACTGGCCACTCCCTATTCTGTACCCCATTACACCTGGCTAGAGCACCTGTAATTCCTTATGACATCTACCAGCTTACATGACTGTCATTCCCACTTGGCTACAGCTCCTTTAAGGATAAGGATCCTGTCGAGTGCATCTTGAATTCACTGATACCTAGCAAAATGTCTGGCTATGGGCTCAATAAATGtccactgaatgaatgagtgagcagACACGAGCAAGACTGAATTGTGACTGTTATTTGGGGTGAGATCTATCTCAtaatgcattccttttattttcaccACTTGAATTTATATCTAACTACTTCTCTGACCCTTGTAGATGTTTTCAACTATTAAtattaaatgagaatatattaAACTACTCCACAGTCTGAGGTTAGACTGCAGAAATGATGGTAAAAGAGCAAGAATATGCCTGATGCAACCAACCAAGCTGACAAGGAACAAGAACTTAATTGGCTCCACACATGGGAGTTTATGCTGTTCAGCACCTTCCCCCAAAGAGGGCAAAACAAGCTATTAAAACATAAACTCTgacctcaaaataaaaatacagatgattTCTAACACCTATAAAGGGCCCATCCTGATTGCAAACTGCTTTGGGAGAAAGAGTTGTGAAGCCTTAAGGATCTGCCTCCCTCCAGGACGCCGAATGACGTGCAGAGAAGTTCAAAGATGAGGGACCCTCCAGCCAGAAAGGAGGCTTAAAGCTCCATATGCACTCAGGTCTTGGCCTCCCTCTACTCCCTGAGTGGAAGAGAAAAGAGCTCCTGTAGCCTCTGGCTCTGAAACAATGGACGGCAGGTGCTGCACAGGTCAGTGTGACCCTGTACTTGTGCTGCTGGAAGCTGGAGGATGCTGCCACAGTTAAGAGCAGGGGCTGGGTTCAAACCTCagtcctgccacttcctagctaaTGATCATACATGATGCTTCTCAGCCTGCTTCCCCTCTGTAAAACAGGGAATGATACTGCCTACCTCCAGGGAGTATTAGGAGGAATAAACAGAGGCCTATGAAGTGCTAAGCACCATGCCTGGCATACAGGTACTCGATTCAGTAAACAGTATCCCTTATTAAGTGGCAGGTGGATGGCAACCTGGGAAGTAAAGGAAACATGCCCAGGTTTACATGGGGGCCAAAGGTCACCAAGATATTCCAAGACAGTGGTCCTTAAACCTGGCTGTGCATTAGAATCAGCTAGGGAGCCTTTAAAATGCTAGTGCCAGCCCTCTGTACACCCACTGAATCTGAATCCATGGGGATGGGCCCCAGGCATTTCTAAAAGCTCCTAGAAGATTCTAATAGGTAGCCAGGGTTGAGACCCTCTGCTATAGCTAAGATTTGGAGTCAAGCAATGACCTCTAAACAAACCTGCTAATAATCAATCAAAACTATGTCCCCAGGCCTAAGAGGGAGGCCATCTTGGttttagaattgaaaaaaaagtcttaaaattgaaaacttccccaTCTTTCTAATCCTGAATACTGCATGTTAATAACATACATCGTTAAAAGTTACTAAATTCTCAGAAAgcaaccactctggaaaagtcATAACAAAGCTCAAGTGtttattaagaattaaaaatactgtaaataaGCCATACAGTTCATTTCACAGTAAACTAAACAAACCTTTTTTTTccgttttcttttccttttttttttttttttttcttttttaaagggcaAGACAGCCATTAAAGGACAGTACAGCTCAAAGGAGAAGGGAAACAGCAAACAGCTACAGAAAATGCACGTGTTCCTCACTGATGGATGGGGTCTGCTGACAGCAAACCTCTTCAGGGACATCGTGGTAAAATAAAGATGTGGCCTCCATTCCCCAGGGAGGCAGCCCATGCCTTTATGAGCAGCTCTCATaatacatttctttaaagaatccaaggattcccttttcaggGATTCTAAACCCTTATTCTAAACACATTATTTGGGGACCCTACCAAGAGGCGACATAGGTCGGCCACAGGGGACTCTGGGGGGGTTGTGCCTTCACATTCTGAACCGTCTGGATTCTTTTGCATAGTTATCATTGAGATGGAGAAATGGTTCAGGAATGAAAAAGACACGTACCCCAGAGAACCAAGCAACTGACTCTTTTCAACTAAAGATGGAGGGGCTTGTCCCCCTCCCAATTCAGAGCTGACATTTATGAGCTGTAACCAGTTTAAAGTGGAAGACAAGAAGTGAGTGACAGCTCATTAAAACCTCGGCCagaagtactaaaaaaaaaaaaaaaaaaaaagtgaaatgaatttTCCGTAAagacaattagaaaaaaaagtacctcctccccccacttttttttttttaacgtgaaaTCTGCCAGCCAGGCAGGGTTTCTGAGGTTAATCTGCTTCTGTTTATCCTCGGTTGCAGCCACTACGGTTCTTCCCTGACACTAGGGAGAAACATCCCTTCCAGAAGGCACCTCTGATGCACAGGGGCCGGGCCTTCTGGAAACCCACCCAAAGCAGCAGCAGAAGGCCTGCGCAACCGATAGCGCGTGGTAACCATCGTAAATAAATTAACCGGGCACAAAGACACAGAAGGCCCCAGTGGTCCCGGTGGTGTGGCCGGCTCTTCGGGAGGGACCaggccctggggggaggggcgcgGGGGCGAACCACACATTTTTTGGTCATGAGAAACTGGACTCGCCATCCGCGCCCTGCACACGCAATCCATTTAGACTTTCTCGTGAATCTTCTCCACTTTCACAAACAACCTATCCAGGTCATTCCTCAGGTCCTCTAGCAAACTTCTGGCTGACTCCAAGTTGTTCTCGTTGGTCTCAATCTTCACTGAGTACGCGACCAAACTGTCCACGGCAGTCCTGAGCATTTTCAAGTCCGCCTCCACCTGGCCCACGGAGGCTCTGAGGTTGTCCAGAGAGGAGAGTCTGTCCAGCAGGTCCTGGGGGGGCGCGGCGGCGTCGCGGCTGAGCAGCGTGCGGACCTGCTCCTGCACCTTCTGCAGCGCCTCCACGGCGCCGGGAAGCTCGGCCACGCGACGCTTCAGTTCGTCCACGTCTCCGACCAGGGAGAGCTGGGCCTCACCGAGGCCGCGCACCCTGCCCGCCAGGCCGCCGGCATCCGCGTCAACGTCTGCGTCGGGGGCGGGGCCCAGGCCGGCCACGCGCTCCTGCAGGTCCGCCAGGTGCCGCGCCTGCTCCTCGCTCTGCGCGCGCAGGGCCTCCAGCGTCTCGCGGTGGTGCTCCCAGGCCGCCCGCGCCGCCTGCACCCCATCTTCCACGCTCTGCAGCCGCGAGTCCAAGCCCTGGCTCTCCTTCTGGAGCGTTTCGAAGGCCTCGGAGGGTCTGAAGACCCCGTCTTCTTCCGGCCTGAGGGCTGCGGCCTTCAGCTGGCCGAGCTCCTCCTCGAGTCCCCGGATCTCCTCGGGGAGGCGGGCGGCCGACTCCTCCGCCCGGAGGACCTTCTCCATGAGCGCCTGCAGGGTGTGGTGCTCCGAATCGGCCGCCTCCTTGAACCTCTGCTGCTCCTGTTTGAGGCTCACCAGCTCTTTGACCTCCGTGTAGACATCAGACTCCACGGTCTGGACTGTGCTTCGCAGGGCCTCAATGTCCTTCTCTTTGGACTTCACCGAGGTTTGTATTTCCTTCACCGCTTCCTTCAAGGCTTTCAAATCCTGCTTGTATCCCTCCGAGTCTTCCAGAGAGGCGACCTTGGCCTTCACGTCGTTTATTTCCTTCTGGCTCCTCTTCTGGACCTCGGTGAAGATGGCGATGTTGTCGTTGATGGACTTGGTGAGCTCAGTCAGCCTTTCCTCCACCGTGTTCTCCAGGGACGTGAAGTCCCGCTCCCGGGCGTCCTTGACCACGTGGATCCCATCCGAGAGGTCTTTGAGGATCTCATTCTGGAGTTTTTGTAGAACTTCACTGATGCGGTTGATCTCGCTCTCCCCTTGCTTCACGGCTTTCTCTGTGAGATCTTGTTTATGTTGGGAGCTTCTCACGAAGGACTCAAAAGTCCCGAACGTGGCTTGCAGAGACTGCACCTGTAACCAAAATCCAGATGTTAACCACGGAGAAGAGCTGATGGGTTTTATGCGATTCAGCCGTATTTCTTTTCGTTTGCCCAGCTTACAGGTCCCTCCTCCTCCAGAACAGTACCATCATTTTTCCTTTAGGGAACCATCCTTGCACACAGCCCATGTGGTTTGGGGGACCAACCCCAAGGCCGGCTCCAAGTGCTCCAGGCCTGACCAATCAATGCTTTCCCTCCACCCACTTCCCCACCTGCTCCTGGAACCACAGTGATTAGCCCGCGGATGGGCATGTGGCCTAAAGCAGACCAACAAATCGATTCCAAAACTTCTCTTAAAACTATTGGGAAAGGAAACCTCTTTCTACTGGGATTGCTAGCTATAGGATGAGGGAAGCCTGGAACAGCTCAGACCAGCACATGACCAACGCCTGCCTACAAATCCAGCCATCACAGAGGGAAGCAGAACTAAGAGATGGCAAGGTCAAGTTCTGAAGACACAATTTAAATCCCTGGATACAGCTATACTGAAGGAACCTACTCTGGAACTTTTTTGTTTGAGCCAATaaattctttcccttcctccatctctgtttacGCCAGTTTAAGCTGAATTTTTAGCTCTTGCAACTGAAAGAGTCTCAAGTTTTCACAGAAACAAAGCTGAGGCACATGggtgacactgggcagggaggcAAGAGACAAGGTTCGGGTCTCTGCTCACCGCTTGTAGCTGTGTGGCCCTGAACAAATCACTGTCCTCACCTGAAAATGTGATCAGTGGACCAGTGACCCTTAGCATTTTCTGGCTTTGTGAACACATTATGATCCTGTTTGCCACTACACCTTTATTCTAAATAAATTCTACCCTAAACAGGGTCTGACCTGGGATCCACCCCCAGGAGCAGGTTTAATGTACTGAGAGGCTGAGTATGATTATTAATGGCCTGGGCTTCATCCTGATGTGGCACATGGTACCACCTAAAACGctttcttgccaaaaaaaaaaaaagagagagaagaaaaaagaatccaaatctgTCAAGTTTCTAGCTCTAACCACCAATTCACAGAAAACATACAAGAGTGAAACGTGCCATGAGGATACAGTCAAATCCACAATGTAGAAAATTCTGCAGGACAAATAATCAGGATCTTCAACAAAGAAATGGCATATTTAAAGGGGGAAATATAAGAAACTATTAGAGATTAAAAGAAACTTAAGAGATTTCTCAATTAAATGTAACGTGTGGACTTATATGGATCCTGCTTCAAACAAACCAACTGTAAAAGAGACATATTTTTGAGAAAGTCAGGGAAATCTGATTTTGGACTGGGTATTAGGTGATAATCAAGAATTACTGTTAACCTTGTTAGGTGTAATATACTGTGTTTTGtcaaaagaagcaaagaagaagaaaaggaaagaacggAAAGGAACTCTTTATTTGTTAGAAATAAATCCCAGAATACTTTGGGTCAACTAATGTGTCagtcaaaattaaaattagatcACTATCCACGGGGTCTGCCAGGGCCACAGGGGCCCTTCAGAGGGTCTAGAATTGAACTGACAATATTTTCTGAAGCCCTGCACCCACCTGTGCCCACTGAATCTTCCAGGGAAGGACAGGCCAGCTTCTCTGCCCATGCTTAAGCCATTCAGCAGACCTGGGCCATTTCCCAATACCGAGAGCATCAGAGCATCTGAGAACAAGACAACCAACACGTGTGCACCCAACACGGTGGTGGAGTAGAGTGCTTCAGACCCATACTGCTCCACCTCCAGCCCAAAAAGAGCACAACAAAACGGGCGGAGGAAGGGCTGGTGAGGGGatgaaattaaaatagcaaaaaattgaTAATTATTGAAAATAGTATTCCCTATATTGATCTCTTCTTTTGTTTATGCTTGAACATTTCCATGATggacagctaaaaaaataaaatagcatgggttctggaaccagactgcccatgttcaaatcctagcttggacacttcctagctgtgtgatcttgggcaagttatttagcatatctgtgccttggtttcctcacccaCAGGATGGAAACAAAGATAGTACTGTACCTAAGTCATAGGCTTGTCTTGTGAGGATGAAGTGAGCTTAATCCACTTTACATAttaatatgtaaagtgcttaaattGTGCCTAACACATAATGATCAATAAACAGTAACTGTCACCTTCATTATCATTTAATCTTTCTTCTGGAGTAGCTCAGAAGTCTGGAGATTCCTAGCCCACCCTTGGCCCAATGCCAAAGGGCAAATGCTATAGGTGAACAGGACCCCGGGCTCTAGTTCCAGCACCACCAATAACCAGCTCTGTGAGCACAAGTAAGTCACACTCATATTCCAAGTCCCAAGTTCGTCATCTATTAACAAATAGGTTTCTAAAGTCCTTTCTGGCTTCCACCGGTCTATGATGTTAAGACAGATTAGAATAAGATTCTCAAGGACTCCAGAATACTAGACGATTTCCCTGCTTAACCAAATATAACCTAGAGCTCACCTCTGAAATTAGGTTATTCAATCACAGAACCTGCCTGTTCTGAGCACAGCATTCAAAACAAAGGTGTGAACAGGTAGGCACACTACCTGCAACATGGCAGACGTTCATCACTGTTTTCTGAATGAATCAAAGAATGAACGCATTTACAGAGAAAGGCCTGATGAAGACAGAGCTGGTCTATTTCCCCCGACCCCTGACTGTCACTCCTAACCTGGGCTGGCTCTTTACAAATGGCTAGGAAGGAGACTAGATCAGAAATTATGGATGAAACCAAACAAATCAACCCGTGACACTGAAAAGAGTACAAAAAGTGTCTCCCTATGATGGTGTTGTGAGCTGTTCACCTTCACATGCAAAGACCTCATTATAATCAATacgcaggggacttccctggtggcgcagtggataagactccacgctcccaatgcagggggcccaggttcgatccctggccggggaactagatcccacatgcaggccacaactgaggagcccacctgccgcaactaacacccagcgcaaccaaataaatattaaaaaaaataataataatcaatatGCAGTGGATACATGTTTCCCCAACATATGGGGGATACCCACTAAGTGGTGGACAAGATGCCAGAGCAAAGTAACGCTAAGACAGGTTCCCTGTCATCAAGGGGCTCACAGCAGGGGGTAGGAGAAGAGAATAGTGGTGGCTCACATTCAACAGGACACTTGATGTATACCAATGACTATGCAAAGCACTTCAGAGGCATCATCCCAATCCACCCTGATAATAATCTCATGAGTTGGTAGCTCCtattaatccccattttacaaagcaGGAGCCTGGGAAGTGGTAGAACTGAGCATCAAAATCCAAGAATGTCTGACTTTAGAACCTGCGCTCTTAGCCTCCAGTGATACGCTCAGAAGGAAGCATGTTCAAAGTGCACTGAGTGCCTGGAGGAGATGCTGCCTCAGCCTCAAGCCTTGACTCTTAGCCCAGAGtcaagatgagaaaacaaagaaatacgACCAGAGAACTCACTCATCCACAAATAGCTTTTAGTCTCATTAAACTGTccccatcaggcctaagcctactCCTATACTCTACGCCACCCTGGATCTGCCAGAGCAACCCAGGCCCTTCAGAGGGCCTAGAGCTGAACTACCAACATTTTCTGAAGCCCTGCACCCACGTGTGCCTGCTGAATCTTCAGGGTAAGAACAGACCAGCCTCTTGGCCCATTCAGCAGACCTGGGCCGTGTCCCAATACCGAGAGCATCTGAGAACAAGAGAGACCAGGTGGGCACGCAAAAGGGCAGTGGAGTAGCGTGCTTCAGAGTCACACTGCTCTGACTCCAGCCCCGCCTCCACCGCTGAGGGTCTGCACGTCCCTGAACGAGAAACACAACCACTCCAGGCTCAGCTGGCCCATCTATGAAATGGTGCTAACGCCTCAGACGGTGGCTGGGAATGCCTGGCCCACAGTGAAGACTATGAACAAAATAATACCGTAAGAATATGTCCCTGCGAAGAAGCAAACCCCAGCCCCCACCAAACCTCACAGAGAGGGCAGTGAGAGGCTCAAACTTAGGTTGTCAGAGGGCCCATCCATCACTACTCACTCCTCAATGCAGAATAACATTTCCTGGCCACCCCGGAGGTGCAGAGGGAAGTGGCCACACACTGtggaagatcctgtgtgccaaaTGCCCCCGTTCTGGGCATGTTCTGAGTTCCAAGTCAAT from Balaenoptera ricei isolate mBalRic1 chromosome 10, mBalRic1.hap2, whole genome shotgun sequence carries:
- the CKAP4 gene encoding cytoskeleton-associated protein 4, with the protein product MPSAKQRGSKGGHGAASPSEKGAHPSGGADDVAKKPPPAPQQHPPPPPAPHPQQHPPQHPQNQAHGKGGHRGGKSSAAAAAAAASSSASCSRRLGRVLNFLFYLALVAAAAFSGWCVHHVLEEVQQVRRSHQDFSRQREELGQGLQGVEQKVQSLQATFGTFESFVRSSQHKQDLTEKAVKQGESEINRISEVLQKLQNEILKDLSDGIHVVKDARERDFTSLENTVEERLTELTKSINDNIAIFTEVQKRSQKEINDVKAKVASLEDSEGYKQDLKALKEAVKEIQTSVKSKEKDIEALRSTVQTVESDVYTEVKELVSLKQEQQRFKEAADSEHHTLQALMEKVLRAEESAARLPEEIRGLEEELGQLKAAALRPEEDGVFRPSEAFETLQKESQGLDSRLQSVEDGVQAARAAWEHHRETLEALRAQSEEQARHLADLQERVAGLGPAPDADVDADAGGLAGRVRGLGEAQLSLVGDVDELKRRVAELPGAVEALQKVQEQVRTLLSRDAAAPPQDLLDRLSSLDNLRASVGQVEADLKMLRTAVDSLVAYSVKIETNENNLESARSLLEDLRNDLDRLFVKVEKIHEKV